Below is a genomic region from Arcanobacterium haemolyticum DSM 20595.
CGCCAATCATCCATCTCAGCCATAACCGCAACTAACTTCGATGCCATGCAAGCCGTTGGTGGCGTGCGCGGAATTATCGAATCGATCGTTCCCACCATCGTGTTCCTCGTGATCTTTACGGTTACCCAAAACATCACGTTGGCTGCAGGAATTTCCCTGGGGGCAGCAGCGATCGCTATCGTTGGACGGCTCTTATCCCGAGTAGATCCATCGCCAGCTATCGGAGGCGTGGCGGCTGTCTTGATCTCTGCCTTTATGGCTTGGCGTAGCGGCCAAGCCTCTGATTTCTTCGTGTGGGGGTTGCTCGTTAATGTGGCCTACCTGGCGGCCTTGCTGGTGTCGCTCGCGGTGCGATGGCCGTTGCTGGGCGTGCTCATTGGGGCAGTCCGTGGCGAGGGTACCGCATGGCGTAAAAACCGCACTACGTTCCGCCGATACTATTCGGTCACGTGGCTATGGTTCGGCCTGTTCGCGCTCCGTGCGATGGTGCAGCTCCCGCTGTACTTTGCGGGAGCTACAAACACGCTAGGAATCGCGAAACTCGTGATGGGTGTTCCGCTGTTTGCCCTGGTAGCTTGGCTATCCTGGCTTATGATTCGGAACCTTCCACAGGTTGAGCAGGAGAAGGATTCTGAGGAGTCTGCGCAACTTGAGCAGGCGCTGGAGCCGCAGCAATAAGTGCGTTCAGATCGGCCGGGGCCACGTCATTGTTCAAGTTGCCGATAACAACGAGCTGATCGCCGGCGTCGATCGTCAGATCGGCGTCGGCAACCAAGGCGGTGCCGTCGCGAAGAACGGACGCCACCAGAAAATCTGGCGGTAAAACTAGATCGCCAAGTAGCGTGCCCACGATAGGTGCGCCCTTTGCAACCTGCCCCTGGAACATGGATGCCTGTGTTTCGATGAAATCGAGCTTGCGAGCGAAGGTGCCATCGCCAACGGCATCTTCAATTAGGTTGGTCATGATACGCGGAGTGGATACGGCAACGTCTACGCCCCACGATTCGTCAAATAGCCATTCGTTGGCAGGATTGTTCACGCGGGCGATTACGCGAGGGATGCCGAATTCGGTTTTGGCAAGAAGTGACAACACCAGGTTTGCCTTGTCGTCGCCGGTGGCGGCTACCACGATGTCAGTGGTGTCCATGCCGACGTGGTCCAACGTATCGAGTTCGCACGCATCGCCCAGAATCCAATCGGCGGCAGGCACAGACGCTACGCGCATAGCCTGCGGTGAACGATCCACGATAAAAATGTCGTGGCCACGTGCCGCAAGTTCGCGCGCGATCGAACGCCCAACCGAGCCGGCCCCTCCAATAAGAACTTTCATCGGTGTTCCTCCTGCACGTGATGGTTCATGATGCGCTGTACGGCGTGGGCGCGTTGCTGGGCCACGAGTAGCCAGAGGTCATCGCCGTCTTGCAATACGGTGTGGGGTTGTGGGAATAGGGCATCGCCGTTGCGTCCAATATAAGCTACGCGAGAATCGGTGATCCGCTGAATATCAGCCACTTCCATGCCGTACCAGGATTCATCGATATCCACCCAAATCAGCGTAACGCCGTATTGTGAATCGGCGTATTCCACGTGCGGGCCGTGGGCAATTAGTTCCCGCATCATTTGATCGGCGCTCCACGTCACAGGCGTGACCGTATCGATGCCCAGCCGGTTGAATACGCCGGCGCGTTCGGGATCGTAGATACGGGCCACAACGTTTTTCACGCCGAACGTATCACGCACTACGCGCGCGGCAATGATATTAGAATTATCTCCAGACGACGTGGCCGCAAAACCATGAGCATCCTCAATCCCCGCCTGCCGCAGAGAATCCCGATCGAACCCGAGCCCGGTCACTTGCTGCCCATTAAAATCGGGCGGCAACCGCCGGAACGAATCCGCGTTGGAATCGATGATGGCCACGGAATGACCCCGTTTTTCTAAACTGACGGCCAGGGTTGATCCAACCCGGCCGCACCCCATAATGACGAAATGCACGATGAGTTCGCTACCTCTTTAGTCGATTACGCGTAACCTATTGCTGTGATGAAAAAAACTGACGAAAGTCCTTTAGCCATTGCCCGGACCGCCTCGATCACGTTGATCGGCTTGGTGGTCCTGTCAACACCTATGCTTATTCTACGGTCTGCATCGCTGGCGATCACGGGTTCTGAGATTTCTTTAGCGTTTTCGCTGGGTTTGGGCGGTTTTGGAATTACGTTGTATGTGTTGAATTTGTTGGCTAGGGCGGTGCCGCGCCGTTCGTTCCATCAGATTGCTCACACGTATATTGGTGGTTGGGCTGGTGTTTTGCTGGCGGCTGCGAAGATTTTGGCGTTTGCGATTTTGATTATGCTGGGCGTTGATCTGTTGACGATTGGCGTGGTTGCGATCGTGGGCCAGAACGAGTGGTCTGTGTGGTTGCCGCCGGTGGTGATTGCGTTGTTGGCGATTCCGAGTTTATTTGCACGGCTTCAGGCACCGATTACGTGGACTCGTTGGCTCACGTTTATTGGTATTGGTGGCCTTGTTATCGTGCTGGCTGCGGGGCTATCGCGTGAGGCGTTTGGTCATATTGATTATTCAGTGATAAACGAGGCGCGTAAGGAAGCGTTTGAATCGGCGCCGTTGATTAGCCGTTATTTCCCGCGTATTGATAGTGCGTTGGGTGCGCTGTTCCCGGCTGGTTTGGCCGTGTTGATGTCTGAACGTGTGATGGTTGCGCCCGATGATCGGCGTGTTGGGGCGCGTACCCAGTTGCGTGTGTTTGTTCCAGCGTTTTTCTTGATTGCACTCACGTTGTATTTTGCGGTGGTACTGTTTTTGCCTGGGCGCCGGTTGTCTGTTCCGGCAATTCCGATTGCTACGGCGTTGTTCGGTTATCCGGGTACTGTTGTGATGGCTGTGATGCTTGGGTTTGTTGGGTTGGCTACCGCGTATGCCTCGTATCGTCAGCTTCCGCGTTTGATTCGCGATTTGGCGGTGGACACGTTGTTGCCTCGCCGGTTGGCGGCACGTGATGCGATTCGCCCGCGCAAGATGATCGTTTTGGTGATTGCCTTGTTGGCAACTACGGCTACCGCGTTTTTGGATTCCACGCGTTCGCTTGGGAGCGTGTGTGTGTTTATTACGTGCGTGATGATGCTTGTGACCTCGGTTGCGATGGTGTATCGTTCCCGGTCGATTTTGAACGATTCCACGAACGCCGAAGAACGTTCTCAGGCATACATTTTGCAGTGGGTATTTTTGCTTTACGGCTTCTTCGACATCGCCGTTTTGGCCCTCATTTCCTGGGTTCACCCCGAATGGAGCATTGCGTCCGTGGTTCTGTTGATTGTTCCAGGCGCGTTTTTGTGGGGCTATCGCCGCGGGCAGACGAAAGTTTCGGATGCGTTGGAGGCGGACGACGACATTTCGGCACGTCGCCTTCCCACTCGCGTTCACGGGTTGGTTCTGATTGAAGGATGCGATCAGCCCGCGCTGAAGGCTGTGGCGTGGGCGCGGGCGATGCGCTTATCGTCGTTGTCTGCTGTGTTGTTGGATATGGACCCGGCGGTCACTCGCCGTGTTCGAACTCAGTGGAGTGCGGCACGGATTCCTGTTTCCCTCACGATTTTGGGTACCCCTCGTGGCGCGGTGCGTGGGCCGTTTATTGAACATGTGCGCGCTTTGCGGAAGTTCCACCCAGATGATGTGATTGAGGTGTTTGTTCCACGCGTGATTTCTACCGGGTGGTGGGATCGTTTCTATGTCCGGCATTCAACGCCGAAGATCCTGAGCGAACTTAAACTTGAACCCGGTGTGATGGTGACGGAGGTTCCGTACCGTATCGATGTGAGCGGTTGGAATGTAGATGATAGCTATGAAGAGAACTATCGGCGCGGTGGCTGATCTGGTTCGTTGTCTCCTTCACTTCAAGGAAATGCACAAGCGGCTGTAAGCCCGTTGTACAGCCAGGCATGTTCAGCTGTATGGAATATCGTTCACGAAACTTTCGTAGCGTGATTTAGCAGAATGTGCTGTTCACGGAGGAAAGCCGTGGCTTTTGAAAGCTTCTACTAGACAAGCCATGATGTTTATCCGATCGTATTGCGACTATGGATGCTTTGGTAGAGTGCTGAGCTTTTTACGTGGAGTACATCGTTACGATCTCGCTCACAGTCACGGAAGTCCTATACCGGATCGATGTTGATGAAGTGGTCCAGGTTTTGTTCTGTTTGGGAGGGTGGGAGGATCTGGGTTATGGCAAGAGTGTTTGATCAAGGTTTTAAGGATTGTGCTGTGTGGCTGGTGTGTGGCAAGGGTAGAAATTGCCGGTGACACTGGTAAAGCAAAGACTTCTGGTACTCGTGTGGATGTAGTATAACGTGATGTCGCAGCTGCCGGAATTACTGAATCTACAGGCAGTGTTGGGGATTGTTACGATAACGCGCTAGCAGGAAACGAACGGTTCGTATAACAACGAGCTGATACATAATCAGCGTTGGAATAATGTGTTCGAAGTTGAGATCGCGACTTTTGAATGGGTTACCTGGCCGGTTCCACGAGAAGCTCAACTATCAAGCACCAGAAGAAATCGAGAGCCAGTACTGGCAACAACACAAGGCATCAGTAATAATGGAAAACAAGGCAAAAGCCTAGGAAGAAAACCCAGACCACTTCACACCACCATGGCTAGACTCAACAACGGAGACAACATCACCACCGACGTTCTCGCCCGTATCTGTCAAGCACTCGACTGCAACCTAGAACAAATCGCTCTAGCAACATCGCCGAGCGACCCAAGTGGCGAAAACCATGAGCGCGCATAGTCACACCCAGTTAATCTTCTAAGTAACGGAGCAATCAATGTCAGACACGATCAATCAAGTCCCAAGCACAACACCCGATTTCACGACAGAGGTGGCGAACAAGCTCGCTCAACTGTTCCCAGAAGTCGTGGCCGACGGGAAAGTTGACATCGATAAGCTCAAAATCATCCTCGGGGTCGATGTTGATGACGCCCGTGAGAGGTTCGGTCTGACCTGGCCCGGCAAGGCACAAGCCATCCGAGCAGCGCAAACACCGACGACGGCAACACTGATGCCCGACAAAGAGAACTCTGTAGATTGGGACGCCACCCAAAACGTGTTCATTGAGGGTGACAACCTCGAAGTCCTCAAAGTCCTGCAGAAGCACTACTACGGGCAGATCAAGATGATCTACATCGATCCGCCATATAACACCGGTAACGACTTCGTTTACGCCGATAATTTCACAGACTCTATAGGTAACTATCTTGAAATTACAGGACAGGCCGACGGGGGGGGGAGACTCTCCACTAATTCTGAGTCAGCTGGCCGTTTTCACTCCAACTGGCTCAACATGATGTATCCACGCCTCAAACTAGCGAGGAGTCTTCTGGCTGAAGATGGGGCAATCGCAGTCAGCATTGATGATGATGAGTTACCTCGTCTGCGAATGATGCTCGACGAGATTTTCGGTGCAAGTAACTTTTATGCGTGTATCTGCTGGCAGAAAAAGTACTCGCCCGCGAACGATGCGAAACGCTTCTCCGACATGCATGACTTTATCCTCGTTTATCAGCGCTCCGATAAATTCAAGCGTGGTTTATTTCCGCGAACTGAGGAGAATAACAAACCGTATCGGTATGACGATGGCGATGGACGGGGCGCCTACCGTACTGGTGACTTGTCCGTTCGCACATACAGTGCGGCTAATGATTATCCAATTCAGAATCCGACTACTGGTGAGCTTCATAACCCGCCTGCTGGCCGTTCGTGGAGCGTTAACAGTGAATCGATGGCTCAGTTGCTTGAAGAGAATCGAATTTATTGGGGCTCTGATGGGCTAGGCGCACCTCAGCTCAAACGTTATCTCTCTGAAGTTCAGCAAGGTACTGTTCCAACGACTTGGTGGTCACACGAGTTTGCTGGCCATAATGATGAGGCACGTAAGGAGATTCGTGCACTCTTTGACACCACGGCTGTCTTCGACACACCAAAACCAACTCGACTTTTGCGTCGACTGCTACAAGTATGCACTTCAAGTGAAACGGAAGATGTTGTCCTTGACTTCTTTGCTGGGTCAGGTACTACCGCGCACGCTGTTATGGCTCAGAACATCGAGGACGGAGGGAACCGCCGGTGTATCTCAGTCCAGCTTCCTGAACCACTTGCAGGCAACGCTCTGAATTCCGTCCTTGGTATTACGACGATTGCGGATATTTCGCGTGAGCGCATCCGCCGTGCTGGGGCGAAGATTCTGGAGGAGGAGTCTGCCAAGTTGGACGGGCGTGCGGATTCGTTGGATGTGGGTTTCCGTGCTTATAAGTTGGTGGATACGAACTTTACCAAGTGGAGGGCGGATTCTGGTCTGTCTGAGGATGAGCTGGTTGGTTTGTTTGCTGAGTTGGCTGACTCGGCTGACGATCATGCCCGACCCGAGGCGCTGTTGATTGAGGTGTTGTTGAAGCTTGGGTTTTCGTTGACGGAGAAAATCGAAACTGTTGAGGTCGTGGGCTTAAGCGTGTTTAGTGTGGCTGATGGCCTGGTGTTGGCTTATTTGGATGAACACAACCAGCCTACGTTGGATCAGCTGCGCGCTCTTGTCGGTGAGGAGCCGGAGCGTCTGGTGGTTTTGGAGGATGCGTTCCAGGGCAATGATGAGTTGAAGACGAATCTGGTGCAGGAGTGCCGCAGCCATAATGTTGATCTGTGGACGGCGTAGGAGGGTTCGAGTTCCATGAAATTCCAGTTTGACCCGCGCCAGCCGTACCAAACCAGTGCGATCGAGGCCGTCACTGACCTGTTCGATGGGCAACCAGCTGACGCGGAACAGCTTCTGACCAGCCTGCAGTATCTTCCGCCCCAGCAGACGCGCGATTTACCAGATGTCGGTGGTCAGGAAGCCTTCGACGTTTTCTTAGAGATTGGTGCGTATGGCAACAATCTTGTTCTGGACGAGGGTACGATCCTTGAGAATCTTCGTCGGATTCAGGATCGGAATGGTCTGGAGATCAACGATGGTCTGGTTGATGGGTTGCAGTTCGATATTGAGATGGAGACTGGTACGGGTAAGACGTATGTTTATTTGCGCACGGCGTTCGAGTTGGCGGCGAAGTATAAGTTCACTAAGTTTATTATTTTGGTGCCGTCGGTGGCGATTCGTGAGGGTGTGAGGACCAGTATTCAGTTGATGCGGGAGCACTTCCGTCACTTGTATCCGCAGATTAACATGGACTATACCGTGTATTCGGGTGACCGGGCTGAGGATGTGCGTGATTTTGCGACGGGTACGTCTTTGCAGTTCATGGTGATGACGATTGATTCGATCCGTGGTGATAAGAATACTCGTATTATTCACCAGCAGCGCGATAAGTTGTCTGGTTTGCGTCCGTTGGATTATGTGCAGGCGACTCGTCCGATTGTGATGATGGATGAGCCGCAGAACATGGAGTCTTTGCTTGCGCAGTCTGCTGTGGCTGATCTGAACCCGTTGTGTACGTTGCGGTATTCGGCAACTCACCGTATGACCCGCAACGTCGTGTACCGGCTCGATCCACTCGATGCGCATCGGCTGGAGCTGGTGAAAAAGATTGTCGTCTCGGATGCTCTTGAGCTTGGGAGTGCGGCTAAACCGTATGTGAAGCTGCTCGAGGTTAAACGTGACCCGACCTTCAAAGCGGTCCTTGAGTTGATGTGTCGTAAGAAGGACGGCTCGTACGCGAAACGTAAAGTGACCGCGACTCAAGGGGCGGACCTGGAGCGGCTCTCTGGCGGTAACCTGGCGTATGAGGGGAATTGGCGGATCAACGAGATCAGCGTGTTGCCTGAGCAGATTGAGCTGAGTAACTTCGGGTATCTGCGCGTAGGGGAAGAGATTGGCGGTAACCAGGATGCGGTATTCCGCGAGATGATCCGCGAGACCATCCGTGAGCACATCCGCAAGGAAATCCAGGTTCACGAGCGCGGCATTAAAGTGTTGTCGTTGTTCTTCATTGACAAGGTCGCCTCTTATCTGGGTGAGGGTATCAATAACCTTGACGCGGACGGTGAGTTCGCGCAGGCTTTCGACGCGATCTATGAAGAAGAACGAGCCAAGAACGAAGCCTCCCATGCGTTCTTACCTGCCGATCCGGTTGAGGCAAGGTCGGGCTATTTTGCTCAGATGAAGCGGGGCAAGGGCAAGGCTGCTCAGATGACGTTCAAGGATTCATCGGGCAAGACGAAGGCTGATGATGATGCTTATGAGTTGATTATGAAGGATAAGGCCCGCCTGCTGAGCATGGGTGAGCCGGTTCGGTTCATCTTCTCCCATTCAGCGCTTCGTGAGGGGTGGGATAACCCGAACGTGTTCCAGATTTGCACGCTGCGTGACATGACCTCAGAAACGGAGCGCCGTCAGACGATCGGGCGCGGTTTGCGCTTGCCAGTTGATCAGGATGGTGAGCGCGTCAAGGACTCAGGAATCGCACAGTTGACGGTGGTTGCCAATGAGTCGTACACGGCGTTCGCTGCTGCGTTGCAGGACGAGTACAAGCGTGCCGGTGTTGCCGTTGGTTACGTGCGTAGGACTGAGTTTGCTGAGCTGCCGATCGTTGAGGACGGTAAGGAATCCCGCCTTGGCACGCGCCGCTCCGCTGAAATCTGGGAGTCCTTGCATGAGCGCGGTTACATCAACGCGGCAGGTGAAGTCATGGGCACGTGGGTTCCCGATCAGCTCGGTTTCACTGTCGGACTGCCTGAAGAGTTCGAGGGTTATGAAGATGAGGTGATTCGCATCGTTGACGGATGCAAGATCGAATCCCTGGTCAAGCCTAAGCGTAAGCGTGTGACCCGGACTTTGAACAAGCAGGTCTATGCCACCCCAGAGTTTGAACAGTTCTGGGAGAAGATCACGGCGCGCACGACCTACCGGGTGAGTTTGGACCGTGCCGATCTGGTCGAGCGGTGTGTGGCCAGCATCAAGCAAGCCCCACCAATCGATCCGATCCGTATCCAGGTGACTCGTACGGGGCTTGAGATTACCCGGGGTGGGCCGAAAGGTTGTGAACTGGGGTCTCGTTCGGCGGTGCTCACGGATTCGTACCCGTTGCCGGACATTATCTTGCAGCTCCAGGAATCCACATCGCTGACCCGTAAAACGATCATCGACATTCTGCTGGGTTCGGGGCGTATCGGTGAATTCCTGACCAACCCGAATGATTTCATCAAGATGGTCACCGAGCGCATCGAGACCGAGCTTGCTCACACCCTCATTGAAGGGATCCAGTATGAGCCGATCGGTGGGAGCATCTATGAGTTGCGTGAGCTCCAGGCCGATGGACTTGAAGAGAAGGACCGGTTCATCGACCAGATGTACAAGGTGACCAACAAGGACAAGACCGACTTTGACTACCTTGTGCTTGATTCAGCCGTAGAACGCCAGTTCGCGCAGTATGTGGATGGGCGTGAGGACATTAAGTTGTTCATGAAACTGCCCGACAAGTTCCGTATCCCAACACCTGTTGGTGACTATAACCCGGACTGGGCGATCATCAAGATCGAAGATGGGGTCGATCGGCTTTATTTGGTTCGTGAGACGAAGTCGAGCCAGGACCCAAAGAAGCGTCGCCCATCTGAGAATGCGAAGATCACGGCAGCGATCAAGCACTTCGAAGCTATCGGGGTGAACTATGCGGTGAGTTCTCCGGAACGCTGGACAATCTAAGGAGACGAATGCGTGTTGCGGCGTTTAAGTGACTACCAAGCCAAGTTCTATGCTCACGAACTGGACCGCTCGTATGCGTCCGATCATGTTGGGCGGTTAGCAGGTCTGCTGTTTGATGCCCAGGTCGAGCCCAAACCCCACCAGATCGATGCAGCCTTGTTCGCCCTGCAGACCCCGTTCACGAACGGGGTGATCCTGGCTGACGAGGTCGGCTTGGGTAAGACGATCGAAGCCGGGATCGTCATCAGCCAATACTGGGCACAACGCCAACGCCGCATCCTCATCATCGCCCCGTCCTCGCTACGTCAGCAGTGGAAGCAAGAACTGAGCGAGAAGTTCGCTCTTCCCGCCACGTTGCTCGATCGGTCAAACATCGACACGCTTATTGCCCCGGGTGGCCGTGATGAGATCTTGGTCTGTTCGTACGAGTTCGCAAACTCGCAGACTACGAAAATGATCTGCCCCTGGGATCTGGTGGTGTGCGATGAGGCACACCGGTTGCGCTCTTATTGGACGGGGCAGGCGAAGATCGCGGGCAATGTTGCCCGTATTTGCCACGCAGCAACCAAAACCGTGATGCTCACGGCTACGCCGTTGCAGAACCGGCTCGAGGAGCTCTACGGCCTGGTCAGCGTGTTCGCCCCAGACTATTTTCATTCTCTGGACGCATTCAGGGAACGCTACCTTGACAATCCCAACGGGGTTGGTAACGATGATTTAGCTGCGCGCGTCGCACAGATAGCTAAGCGCACGCTGCGTAAGGACGCGGATAAGTACATTCGGTTCACCCAGCGGATGCCTCTAACGGTCGCCTTCACGCCTAGCCCTGAAGAGGTCCAGCTGTATGACAAGATTAATGAGTATTTGCAGCGCTCGTTTTTGTGGGCGTTCGCTAAGTCCCAACGGCACTTGTCGGCACTGATTATGCGTAAACGGCTCGGCTCTTCGTCTTTCGCGGTGGCTACGACGCTGGAGAGGATCGCGGATCGTCTCGAGTCAGAAGTGAAGGCTGGACGTCGACGTAATGACGCGGGCGGTCTTGTCGATGACCCCGACCTGACCAGTGAGGTGCGGGAAGCTAGCGAAGCTAGCATCGACACGAGCGTTGAGCAGATCGACTCCGGTCAGCGTGCCGAGATGCTCGATGAGGTGAACGAGCTGCGTGGCTTTGCCGGCCTGGCGCGATCGATCACGGTCAATCAGAAAGCCGTCAGGCTTGTTGACGCGCTTGAGCAAGGCTTTGAGAAGCTCCGGGAGATTGGTGCACCTGAAAAAGCGATCATCTTCACTGACTCGACCGTCACCCAGGACTACCTCGCCCGGTCACTGACCGAGGCTGGGTGGGGTGAAGGGCTGATTCTGTTTAACGGCAGTAACGACAGCCCGGAAGCTAAACGGATCTACGACAAGTGGCTAACGGACAATCACGGCGGGGATCTTATCACTGGTATCGCTGCTGCTGACCGGCGTAAAGCTCTCGTTGATGAGTTCCGTGACCGTGGCCGATTGATGATCGCCACCGAGGCTGCCGCTGAAGGTATCAACCTGCAGTTTTGCTCCATGCTCGTCAACTACGACCTGCCGTGGAACCCGCAGCGTATCGAGCAGCGTATTGGCCGCGTGCACCGGTTCGGGCAAAAACACAACGTTATCGTGGTCAACTTTTCCAACAAGGGCAACCTTGCCGAAGAACGCATCCTCGAACTACTGACCGAAAAGTTCCAGCTCTTCACGTCCGTGTTTGGCGCATCCGATGAGGTGCTGGGGCAGATCGAAGACGGTCTGGACTTTGAGAAGAACATCGGGCGCATCCTCGATAATTGCAAGACTGCTGCCGAGATCGATGCAGCGTTCACCGAACTCGAGGAACGGTACTCGAAACAAATCGATCGTGAGATGAAGAAGACACGAGCGAAAGTCTTCGATAACCTCGACCCGAAAGTACGCGACAAACTCAAGTCCTACGACGCACAGACCGGCATCGTTCTCAACGTCTTTGAACGCCTCCTGATCCGGGTCACCCGTCACGAGCTCGAAGACCTGGCGGTCTTCAACGGTTCGGGTACCCAGTTCACACTCCACGAACCACCACACGTGGGCATCCCAGTTGGCGACTACTACTTCAAATCAGAACCCCGGAAGGGCGCGTACCAATACCGGTACACCAGCGACTTATGTGCCTGGGTCATCCGCCACGCGAAAAGCCGTGCAACCCCACCAGCACGACTTTCTTTCACGATCAGTAGCTCACCGCGTGCAACCATCATTGCAAAACGCTTACGCAACAAGCGAGGCCGGTTACGTGTTGAAGAAGTCAGCTTCACGATGAAGGCAGGAAGCCAGCAGCTGCGCGAGTCCTACCTGCTGACCGCTGGGTTCTTTAACGACGGCACCCCCATGGACCATGAGCAAATCCGTGACCTTCTCGACCTGCACTGCACCGGCAGCACTGCTGACCACGTCGAGACCAGAGGTTTCGACGTGGTCATCGCTCAGCAGCTGGAGGAACTCAGAGGTGACGTTGAAGAGCGCAACGCGCGCTTCTTCCTCGAACAAGAAGCACTCCTCGACGCGACACGGCTCGACCTCAAGGCGAAGTACGACGCGAAGATTCGCGAGTACCAAGCCAAGGAAGCCACCGCAAACAAGGAAGCCCGCAAAGCCTCGAACGCTACCCAAGAGCTGAAGCAGGAGGCGCGTCAGTGGCGACGCAAGGCTGACGATGCTGAGGATAAATACCGCAGTGAGCGGAACCGTCTCCGTGACGAGTCCGATCAACTACTCGACAACGCACAAGATGCTCTCCAAGCAAAGCAGTCCCACCAGGTACTCTTCAACATCAACTGGGAAGTCAAGTGAACATGCCTGTGTCTCACATAGCTATGACACGTGCATATACAGTCGGGACTCAACACCTCGATTCTCGGAGACGAGGAATGCGTAGAGAGACACTATTTGACGCTTGCCATGCCTTTTGGCGCTCCACTCCTGGCCGTACCCACCGCGGTTCACGATGCCCGGCTTATGACAATATGCCAATACTTCAAGACCTATACGATATTGGACTTAAATAAAAAGCTACTTTGTTTTGATATTAAGGCGCTTGGAAGTCAGTTAAAGAAAATAGGTATGCTTGTTATTCAGGATCAGGTGTGGAACAAGGTATCTCAAAACAGAGGAAGCAAGGCTACAAGGTACTATTAGGCCGGGGTTCTTAACTACCTATGGTGAGAATGCAGAAATACTGACAAAATACCGAAAGAAAAAGTCTAAATTCGATGTAGTCGAAAAGGCTACAACCATGAAAATGGGGTATGTGAGGTAAAGCAAATTGGTGGAGATGAAATACCTTGTGATGTTACAGGCGCCACCAAGCATACAGGCTTAAAGGGAAACCTAAGGGTAGAAAATAATAGATAGGAATATTGGGACGCGGAAAGTTCCTGAACGTTGAGCTATTGTGGGCAATGAAAGCGTTGAAAAGTTATATAATTCCCCTTTGTTCAAGAGGATTATATAACTTTTCTTAATCAGGAATGAAACAGCAGTCATGTTACCGTGTACAGCCAGCGATAATTTTACTTAGAAGCCGTAAAAAGTAAGCGGTGGAGGGACGGACTGTAGTTAAAGAACAGATTGAAATAAAAGAATGAAGTGCCCCGGGTTTACTTCCTAGGCGTTTGCCCTGGTTTTCATTTTCTCTGATGTGCTCGCGATGCGCCAGTAGTCGTTC
It encodes:
- a CDS encoding restriction endonuclease; this translates as MKFQFDPRQPYQTSAIEAVTDLFDGQPADAEQLLTSLQYLPPQQTRDLPDVGGQEAFDVFLEIGAYGNNLVLDEGTILENLRRIQDRNGLEINDGLVDGLQFDIEMETGTGKTYVYLRTAFELAAKYKFTKFIILVPSVAIREGVRTSIQLMREHFRHLYPQINMDYTVYSGDRAEDVRDFATGTSLQFMVMTIDSIRGDKNTRIIHQQRDKLSGLRPLDYVQATRPIVMMDEPQNMESLLAQSAVADLNPLCTLRYSATHRMTRNVVYRLDPLDAHRLELVKKIVVSDALELGSAAKPYVKLLEVKRDPTFKAVLELMCRKKDGSYAKRKVTATQGADLERLSGGNLAYEGNWRINEISVLPEQIELSNFGYLRVGEEIGGNQDAVFREMIRETIREHIRKEIQVHERGIKVLSLFFIDKVASYLGEGINNLDADGEFAQAFDAIYEEERAKNEASHAFLPADPVEARSGYFAQMKRGKGKAAQMTFKDSSGKTKADDDAYELIMKDKARLLSMGEPVRFIFSHSALREGWDNPNVFQICTLRDMTSETERRQTIGRGLRLPVDQDGERVKDSGIAQLTVVANESYTAFAAALQDEYKRAGVAVGYVRRTEFAELPIVEDGKESRLGTRRSAEIWESLHERGYINAAGEVMGTWVPDQLGFTVGLPEEFEGYEDEVIRIVDGCKIESLVKPKRKRVTRTLNKQVYATPEFEQFWEKITARTTYRVSLDRADLVERCVASIKQAPPIDPIRIQVTRTGLEITRGGPKGCELGSRSAVLTDSYPLPDIILQLQESTSLTRKTIIDILLGSGRIGEFLTNPNDFIKMVTERIETELAHTLIEGIQYEPIGGSIYELRELQADGLEEKDRFIDQMYKVTNKDKTDFDYLVLDSAVERQFAQYVDGREDIKLFMKLPDKFRIPTPVGDYNPDWAIIKIEDGVDRLYLVRETKSSQDPKKRRPSENAKITAAIKHFEAIGVNYAVSSPERWTI
- a CDS encoding SNF2-related protein, whose translation is MLRRLSDYQAKFYAHELDRSYASDHVGRLAGLLFDAQVEPKPHQIDAALFALQTPFTNGVILADEVGLGKTIEAGIVISQYWAQRQRRILIIAPSSLRQQWKQELSEKFALPATLLDRSNIDTLIAPGGRDEILVCSYEFANSQTTKMICPWDLVVCDEAHRLRSYWTGQAKIAGNVARICHAATKTVMLTATPLQNRLEELYGLVSVFAPDYFHSLDAFRERYLDNPNGVGNDDLAARVAQIAKRTLRKDADKYIRFTQRMPLTVAFTPSPEEVQLYDKINEYLQRSFLWAFAKSQRHLSALIMRKRLGSSSFAVATTLERIADRLESEVKAGRRRNDAGGLVDDPDLTSEVREASEASIDTSVEQIDSGQRAEMLDEVNELRGFAGLARSITVNQKAVRLVDALEQGFEKLREIGAPEKAIIFTDSTVTQDYLARSLTEAGWGEGLILFNGSNDSPEAKRIYDKWLTDNHGGDLITGIAAADRRKALVDEFRDRGRLMIATEAAAEGINLQFCSMLVNYDLPWNPQRIEQRIGRVHRFGQKHNVIVVNFSNKGNLAEERILELLTEKFQLFTSVFGASDEVLGQIEDGLDFEKNIGRILDNCKTAAEIDAAFTELEERYSKQIDREMKKTRAKVFDNLDPKVRDKLKSYDAQTGIVLNVFERLLIRVTRHELEDLAVFNGSGTQFTLHEPPHVGIPVGDYYFKSEPRKGAYQYRYTSDLCAWVIRHAKSRATPPARLSFTISSSPRATIIAKRLRNKRGRLRVEEVSFTMKAGSQQLRESYLLTAGFFNDGTPMDHEQIRDLLDLHCTGSTADHVETRGFDVVIAQQLEELRGDVEERNARFFLEQEALLDATRLDLKAKYDAKIREYQAKEATANKEARKASNATQELKQEARQWRRKADDAEDKYRSERNRLRDESDQLLDNAQDALQAKQSHQVLFNINWEVK